One window of Alteromonas sp. LMIT006 genomic DNA carries:
- the lysC gene encoding lysine-sensitive aspartokinase 3, translating into MNTALTIAKFGGTSVADYAAMRACAKIIQQSADTRVVVVSASAGVTNHLVSLCHDVLDDQQIDEILAQITKIQHNIHECLPESAQRDGILQALIDELSLLAKQPSLRTNDQLKEQVLSMGERMSSVLFADVLNELGVPAESFDVRQVLRTDDNFGAANPQLAEIKSLADTHLAPRLVNKVQVTQGFVGADSEGRTTTLGRGGSDFTAALLAEALGAQLCQIWTDVIGVYTTDPRITDAARPLAELSFEEAAEMATFGAKVLHPATMEPALRQDIKVFVGSSKEPEKGGTVIVRDCVEEPPYRAITRRKDQVMVTVKTPKMMYAQGFLAKVFEIIAEHELSVDLVTTSEISVSFTLDNPPNSVAERLNKETIADLAEICDVTVERGFDLITVVGNHMQTAPGVSSKILSAVADYELRMICFGANPHNMSFLVQAQNSDEIVKGLHRTLFE; encoded by the coding sequence ATGAATACAGCGCTAACAATAGCCAAATTTGGTGGTACTTCCGTAGCTGATTATGCTGCAATGCGTGCTTGTGCCAAAATTATCCAGCAATCCGCTGACACTCGTGTCGTTGTGGTCAGTGCCTCTGCAGGCGTTACTAATCACCTAGTTTCGCTATGTCACGATGTATTGGATGATCAACAAATTGATGAAATCTTGGCGCAGATCACCAAAATTCAACATAATATTCACGAGTGCTTACCAGAATCAGCACAACGCGATGGCATTTTACAAGCGTTAATCGATGAGTTATCTCTACTTGCCAAACAGCCTTCTCTGCGCACCAATGATCAGCTCAAAGAGCAAGTGTTGTCGATGGGAGAGCGGATGTCGTCAGTGTTGTTTGCAGATGTTCTAAATGAACTTGGTGTGCCTGCTGAGAGCTTCGATGTCAGACAAGTCTTGCGTACAGATGACAATTTTGGTGCGGCCAACCCACAGCTTGCGGAGATCAAATCTTTAGCCGATACTCATTTAGCGCCGCGATTGGTTAATAAAGTACAAGTTACCCAAGGGTTTGTTGGCGCCGACAGTGAAGGGCGCACGACAACGTTAGGGCGCGGTGGTTCTGATTTTACCGCAGCTTTACTCGCAGAGGCGTTAGGGGCTCAATTATGTCAAATTTGGACCGACGTCATTGGCGTATATACAACCGATCCGCGCATTACTGATGCAGCCCGTCCACTAGCAGAACTCAGTTTTGAAGAAGCCGCTGAAATGGCAACATTCGGTGCCAAAGTGCTTCATCCAGCGACGATGGAGCCAGCCCTCAGACAAGATATAAAAGTGTTTGTTGGCTCGTCCAAAGAACCAGAAAAAGGCGGTACTGTAATAGTGCGTGACTGTGTTGAAGAGCCACCATACAGAGCCATTACCCGACGTAAAGACCAAGTTATGGTGACAGTTAAAACCCCAAAGATGATGTATGCACAGGGTTTTCTTGCAAAAGTATTTGAAATCATCGCCGAACATGAACTCAGTGTCGATTTGGTGACGACTTCTGAGATTTCAGTGTCATTTACATTGGATAATCCACCCAATTCAGTGGCTGAACGTTTGAATAAAGAAACCATTGCGGATTTAGCTGAAATATGTGATGTGACTGTCGAAAGAGGGTTCGATTTGATCACAGTGGTAGGTAATCACATGCAAACGGCGCCAGGGGTAAGTAGCAAAATACTCAGCGCAGTTGCTGACTATGAGTTGCGTATGATTTGTTTTGGCGCGAATCCCCATAACATGTCATTTTTGGTGCAAGCACAAAATAGCGATGAAATCGTGAAGGGACTTCACCGCACGCTTTTTGAATAA
- a CDS encoding symmetrical bis(5'-nucleosyl)-tetraphosphatase: MADYVVGDIQGCYKGLKKLLTKLKFNPQKDHLYAVGDLVARGEDSLSVLQYCYDLGEHFHSVLGNHDLHLLAISAEIRSAKPSDRLQKLLSYSGRDKLFEWIRYMPLALCYKKNTLITHAGLYPAWSFDDAMRFNQEIEHVLQQPNFAHFLQNMYGNTPKVWAPAHKTIDRQRFIVNAFTRMRYLDHNGAMDFACKVNPSQAPQSLRPWFQFYNPYLLNKRVVFGHWASLQGQTNSTQYIGLDTGYVWGNQLTAYELTNRTRYSVKA; encoded by the coding sequence ATGGCTGATTATGTCGTAGGGGATATCCAAGGATGTTATAAAGGCCTCAAAAAACTTCTCACCAAATTAAAATTTAACCCTCAAAAAGACCATCTCTATGCTGTTGGAGATCTCGTTGCTCGAGGTGAGGATTCATTATCTGTACTTCAGTATTGTTATGACCTTGGCGAACATTTTCATTCGGTTTTAGGTAACCATGATTTACATTTACTGGCAATCAGCGCAGAAATACGCAGTGCTAAACCCAGTGACCGATTACAAAAACTACTTTCTTATTCTGGCCGAGACAAATTATTTGAGTGGATCCGGTATATGCCGCTGGCGCTTTGTTATAAAAAAAATACATTAATCACTCATGCCGGTCTTTATCCCGCCTGGTCATTCGATGACGCCATGCGCTTTAACCAAGAAATCGAACACGTGCTGCAACAACCGAACTTTGCGCATTTTTTACAAAATATGTACGGCAATACGCCAAAAGTATGGGCACCAGCTCATAAAACAATAGATAGACAGCGTTTTATTGTGAATGCCTTTACTCGTATGCGCTACCTTGACCACAATGGTGCGATGGATTTTGCCTGCAAAGTCAACCCTTCGCAAGCGCCTCAAAGCCTGCGCCCCTGGTTTCAGTTTTACAACCCATATCTATTAAATAAACGTGTCGTATTTGGGCATTGGGCCAGCCTACAAGGGCAGACCAATTCGACACAGTATATTGGCCTCGATACAGGTTATGTCTGGGGGAATCAACTGACTGCTTATGAGTTGACGAATCGCACTCGCTACAGCGTCAAAGCCTAA
- the apaG gene encoding Co2+/Mg2+ efflux protein ApaG, which yields MDLSDDIRVSVISQYLESHSDPAENRYAFAYYVCIRNLGQHTVQLRSRYWMITDGNGESKNVYGAGVVGEEPILAAGEEYSYSSGAVIATPFGTMEGHYEFDGPRGLRFKAEIPMFQLSKDNIVH from the coding sequence ATGGATTTATCTGACGACATCCGCGTATCGGTAATCAGCCAATATCTTGAAAGTCACTCTGATCCTGCAGAAAACCGCTATGCTTTCGCCTATTACGTGTGCATTCGAAATCTTGGCCAGCACACTGTTCAGTTGCGCTCTCGCTATTGGATGATCACTGATGGCAATGGTGAATCAAAGAATGTATATGGCGCTGGTGTAGTAGGTGAAGAGCCCATTCTAGCGGCAGGAGAAGAATATTCTTATTCTAGCGGTGCAGTGATTGCAACTCCATTTGGCACAATGGAAGGTCACTACGAATTTGACGGTCCCCGGGGGCTTCGTTTTAAAGCTGAAATCCCCATGTTTCAACTTTCGAAAGATAATATTGTACATTAG
- the rsmA gene encoding 16S rRNA (adenine(1518)-N(6)/adenine(1519)-N(6))-dimethyltransferase RsmA translates to MSKSHQGHTARKRFGQNFLQDAFIIDQIVAAIAPTNDATMLEIGPGLGALTEPVCEQVEQLQVVELDKDLVKRLETHPFIQDKLVIHFADALQFDFASVIKDKPLKVFGNLPYNISTPLMFHLFSFAEHIQDMHFMLQKEVVLRLAAGPGHKNYGRLSVMAQYYCQVMPVLEVPPQAFVPPPKVDSAVVRLIPHKTPPVKVNNVEELARVTAEAFNQRRKTIRNSLKNCISSEELEVLGIDPNLRAENLSLAQYALIANNLNNTD, encoded by the coding sequence ATGAGTAAAAGCCATCAAGGTCATACAGCAAGGAAACGCTTTGGCCAAAACTTTTTGCAAGATGCATTCATCATCGACCAAATCGTTGCAGCGATTGCGCCCACCAACGATGCCACTATGTTAGAAATCGGTCCAGGCCTTGGTGCACTCACTGAGCCCGTGTGTGAACAGGTAGAGCAATTACAGGTCGTTGAGCTTGATAAAGACTTGGTCAAAAGACTAGAGACGCATCCGTTTATTCAAGACAAACTTGTCATTCACTTTGCTGATGCATTGCAATTTGATTTTGCGTCCGTCATCAAGGATAAGCCACTAAAAGTTTTTGGTAATCTTCCTTATAACATCTCAACTCCATTGATGTTCCATCTGTTCAGTTTTGCCGAGCATATCCAAGATATGCATTTTATGTTGCAAAAAGAAGTCGTCTTGCGCTTAGCTGCAGGCCCCGGACACAAAAACTACGGAAGGCTTTCAGTAATGGCGCAATATTACTGTCAGGTCATGCCGGTTTTGGAAGTCCCACCGCAAGCATTTGTGCCGCCGCCCAAGGTAGATAGTGCAGTTGTCAGACTCATCCCGCATAAAACTCCTCCTGTTAAGGTAAATAACGTAGAGGAATTGGCGCGAGTGACTGCTGAAGCATTTAATCAGCGTCGCAAAACGATTCGCAATAGCCTCAAAAATTGTATCAGTAGTGAGGAGCTTGAGGTATTGGGCATTGACCCAAATTTGCGAGCTGAAAATTTATCTCTTGCACAATATGCACTGATTGCTAATAATTTAAATAATACTGATTAA
- the pdxA gene encoding 4-hydroxythreonine-4-phosphate dehydrogenase PdxA gives MSKLPKIAVTPGEPAGIGPDLTLQLAYIDWQAVLVAFADCAMLEARAKLLQHDVSLIPYTGQEEPAPQGSLYVQHIPVQAKVVAGELNAENGPYVVETLRQACEANMQGDFAAVVTGPVHKGIINKGGMSFSGHTEYFAAQSNTSDVVMMLATDGLRVTLATTHIPLAYVSKAITAERLHKVIHIIHTDLKLKFGIQKPKIYVCGLNPHAGEDGHLGREEIDTIIPTLDLLRAEGIDLTGPLPADTIFNPKYLAEADTVLAMYHDQGLPVLKYKGFGEAVNITLGLPFIRTSVDHGTAIDLAGKGEANAGSLIKAIQSAIELSHTHE, from the coding sequence ATGTCAAAATTACCCAAAATAGCCGTTACTCCTGGTGAGCCAGCAGGGATCGGTCCCGATTTAACATTACAGCTTGCCTACATAGATTGGCAAGCTGTTTTAGTCGCATTTGCTGATTGTGCCATGCTCGAAGCGCGAGCTAAATTACTGCAACATGACGTCTCGCTTATTCCTTACACAGGACAAGAAGAACCTGCTCCTCAAGGTTCTCTATATGTACAACATATACCCGTTCAAGCCAAGGTAGTTGCCGGAGAGCTAAATGCTGAAAATGGTCCTTATGTTGTCGAAACCCTGCGCCAAGCATGCGAAGCCAATATGCAGGGCGACTTTGCTGCGGTTGTGACAGGTCCGGTGCACAAAGGCATCATTAATAAAGGTGGGATGTCATTTAGCGGACATACTGAATATTTTGCTGCACAATCCAATACATCAGATGTTGTAATGATGTTAGCCACTGACGGTTTACGAGTTACGCTAGCAACGACTCACATCCCATTAGCATATGTCTCAAAAGCCATTACTGCAGAACGTTTACACAAGGTCATTCACATCATTCATACGGATCTGAAACTCAAATTTGGTATTCAGAAACCCAAAATATACGTGTGTGGACTGAATCCACATGCAGGAGAGGATGGTCACCTTGGCCGAGAAGAAATCGATACGATCATCCCTACTTTAGACCTACTGCGAGCTGAAGGAATTGATTTAACTGGACCATTGCCGGCAGATACGATCTTTAATCCCAAATATTTAGCCGAAGCCGATACTGTGCTTGCAATGTATCATGACCAAGGCCTTCCAGTACTCAAGTACAAAGGCTTTGGTGAAGCGGTCAATATCACGCTGGGCTTGCCTTTCATTCGCACCTCGGTTGATCACGGCACTGCGATTGATTTAGCTGGCAAAGGTGAAGCCAATGCTGGTAGTTTAATAAAAGCGATTCAAAGCGCTATTGAGTTATCCCATACCCATGAGTAA
- the surA gene encoding peptidylprolyl isomerase SurA yields the protein MMRKISTILAVALSLFASSHLFAQQSLDKVAVIVDQGVILESEIDALVETVKANAAKQNQSLPSERALRTQAIERLILENLQMQMADRMGIRISDPQLEQTIENIARQQNATLEQLRASIVASGLTYDVYREQVRKELITGEVRRANVRRRIYITPQEIAGLVDIIKEQGNEQAEYRLGHILIGFPPEPTDADIEEARSRADKVLELLTNGSDFAKIAIASSSGAKALEGGDLGWLNINAMPTLFAEVVQGRTKDSLIGPIRSGAGFHLLKILETRGIEVATIEEVNSRHILIKPSIILSEDKAKQMLEEFKSQIIAGDKTFAELAKEHSADPGSAIKGGELGWTDPSVYVPAFRDALAQLAIGEISAPVRSVHGWHLIELMDRRVDDATEKRQQDKAYQLLFNRKFAEESEAWLRELREKAYIEVFDDGTS from the coding sequence ATTATGCGTAAAATTTCCACTATCCTTGCTGTTGCACTAAGCCTCTTTGCATCGAGCCATTTGTTCGCTCAACAATCATTAGACAAAGTAGCTGTTATCGTTGACCAAGGCGTCATCTTAGAAAGTGAAATCGACGCATTGGTCGAAACCGTTAAAGCGAATGCTGCCAAACAAAACCAATCATTACCCTCTGAGCGCGCACTGCGTACCCAGGCCATCGAACGTTTGATTCTGGAAAACTTACAGATGCAGATGGCTGATCGCATGGGGATCCGTATTTCTGACCCTCAGCTTGAACAAACCATTGAGAATATTGCACGCCAACAAAATGCTACGCTTGAACAGCTGCGCGCTTCTATCGTAGCGAGCGGCTTAACCTATGACGTATACCGCGAACAGGTTCGCAAAGAACTCATCACTGGTGAAGTCAGACGTGCCAATGTGCGTCGTCGTATTTATATCACCCCGCAAGAAATTGCAGGATTAGTTGACATCATCAAGGAACAAGGTAACGAACAGGCAGAGTATCGCTTAGGTCATATATTGATTGGCTTCCCTCCGGAACCGACTGATGCAGATATTGAAGAAGCTCGCTCACGCGCGGACAAAGTACTGGAGCTGTTAACCAACGGTTCTGATTTTGCTAAGATTGCTATCGCCTCATCATCTGGTGCCAAAGCATTAGAAGGTGGTGATTTGGGTTGGCTCAATATCAATGCAATGCCAACTTTGTTTGCAGAAGTTGTGCAAGGTCGAACTAAAGATTCATTGATTGGCCCGATTCGCAGTGGCGCAGGTTTCCATCTCCTCAAGATCTTGGAAACGCGAGGTATTGAGGTGGCAACAATCGAAGAGGTGAATTCACGTCATATTTTGATTAAGCCATCGATCATTTTGAGCGAAGACAAAGCAAAGCAGATGCTTGAAGAATTTAAATCCCAGATCATTGCCGGTGACAAGACGTTTGCCGAGCTTGCCAAAGAGCATTCAGCAGATCCGGGCTCGGCCATTAAAGGTGGCGAGTTGGGCTGGACCGATCCTAGTGTGTATGTTCCTGCATTTAGAGATGCTTTGGCTCAATTAGCAATCGGTGAAATCAGTGCACCAGTGCGCTCAGTTCACGGCTGGCACTTGATTGAATTGATGGATCGTCGGGTGGATGATGCCACCGAAAAACGCCAACAAGACAAAGCCTATCAATTGCTATTTAATCGTAAGTTCGCAGAAGAATCAGAAGCTTGGTTGCGTGAATTGCGTGAAAAAGCCTACATAGAAGTATTTGATGATGGAACATCATGA
- a CDS encoding LPS-assembly protein LptD, whose protein sequence is MKRPVFARIVTSMLSSLALLSSLVHADSIESNATPQTMPIAQCVNPPLFDGIAARTYDLQTETRPGQIIVLAQHADIVNDEVARFAGNVDILHPTAQIGADQATVNDSGQQVTASGNIAFVNPQIQVKSNLIALDNRQSNFVMEETEYRLNTINAQGQASQISIVQDQSLTLSDVTFTSCPLQSQDWLLKASRISVDEGDSFGQAFNTRFYVAGVPVFYLPYFAFPVTSERQSGLLFPKISSSSDNGLDITTPYYWNIAPDIDATIAPRLLTNRGLMLTSELRFLQQQNQGQINVEYLHKDDENQDEARYFVRWQQTGNLSQHLQYRIDFNDVNDANHVIDFGSDFYNRADTSLNRYFGLRYSMPNTEFNLELQDFTVLGEQTDNYRAMPRISSDSHFALSRLWHFDLRTELTHFTNQNPNLHDATRVHVTPSLTFNYHNSWSDYSAQMSYFATRYRQNVAEDSALARDVKRNIAQFKVNGHWHFERPQTLTEIGSIVTLEPQVQYLYTEFADQSDIGIYDTAPLFNTVDNLFRGQSFTGIDRITDNDQLTIALTSRFVNAQGIERASFSLGQIFYFSDSRVLTRDNELNRSSLIADFDFRISSRWFLKSQIQLASKTDKVERSSTTLEYRRDDNSLLQFNQRYVRNLSNETIHQIGLSAAYPLSDRWQWVGRWYHDQEQNRTIETYTGLQYESCCWSIRLVAQRQLLNRYQLDGQRDINNFDSGVSLQFSFKGLSSNQQNANMLLDGMFGYRQPYFTQ, encoded by the coding sequence ATGAAAAGGCCTGTATTTGCGAGAATAGTAACAAGCATGCTCTCGTCGCTTGCCTTGCTTTCAAGCCTCGTCCATGCTGATTCAATTGAGTCGAATGCCACACCTCAGACTATGCCAATCGCTCAGTGTGTGAACCCACCTCTGTTTGATGGGATTGCAGCTCGAACATACGACCTGCAAACTGAAACACGACCAGGGCAAATCATCGTACTTGCGCAACACGCTGATATCGTCAATGATGAGGTGGCTCGTTTTGCTGGAAATGTCGACATTCTTCATCCCACAGCACAAATCGGTGCCGACCAAGCAACGGTCAATGACTCTGGCCAGCAAGTCACAGCTTCTGGCAATATCGCTTTTGTTAATCCACAAATTCAAGTCAAAAGTAATCTTATTGCTTTAGATAATCGGCAAAGCAATTTTGTAATGGAAGAAACCGAATATCGACTCAATACTATTAATGCGCAAGGACAGGCTAGTCAGATTAGTATTGTACAGGACCAATCGCTCACACTGTCGGACGTGACTTTTACCAGCTGTCCGCTGCAAAGCCAAGATTGGCTTCTCAAAGCGAGTCGTATCAGTGTCGATGAAGGGGATAGCTTTGGTCAAGCGTTCAATACTCGATTTTATGTTGCTGGCGTACCCGTTTTTTACCTGCCCTATTTTGCCTTTCCGGTGACAAGCGAAAGACAATCCGGATTATTGTTTCCCAAAATATCGAGTTCCAGCGACAATGGACTTGATATCACCACGCCGTATTACTGGAATATTGCACCAGATATTGATGCTACTATCGCCCCTCGTCTGTTGACCAACCGTGGTCTAATGTTGACTTCCGAACTGCGTTTTTTACAACAACAAAATCAAGGTCAGATAAACGTGGAATATCTCCACAAGGATGATGAAAACCAAGATGAGGCTAGATATTTTGTGCGTTGGCAACAAACTGGGAACCTTTCACAACACTTGCAATACCGCATTGATTTTAATGATGTCAATGACGCGAATCACGTGATTGATTTTGGTTCAGATTTTTATAATCGAGCTGATACGTCTCTTAACCGTTATTTTGGCCTGCGCTACTCCATGCCAAATACTGAATTCAATCTTGAATTACAGGATTTTACGGTGTTAGGGGAACAGACCGACAACTATCGAGCAATGCCGCGGATCTCGAGTGATAGTCACTTTGCCTTATCCCGTTTGTGGCATTTTGATTTGCGCACTGAGCTGACCCATTTTACCAATCAAAATCCGAACTTACACGATGCAACTCGGGTTCATGTGACACCTTCGCTGACCTTTAACTATCATAACTCCTGGTCAGATTATTCGGCGCAAATGAGCTATTTTGCTACGCGATACCGCCAAAACGTGGCGGAAGACAGTGCCCTTGCGCGCGATGTCAAACGCAATATTGCTCAATTCAAAGTAAACGGACATTGGCACTTTGAACGACCGCAAACCTTGACTGAAATTGGCTCAATTGTCACCCTCGAGCCACAAGTACAATATTTGTATACCGAGTTTGCCGACCAATCTGATATAGGAATATACGATACAGCGCCGTTGTTCAACACCGTGGATAATTTGTTTCGCGGACAATCATTTACTGGCATTGACCGTATCACAGATAATGATCAGCTGACCATTGCCCTAACCTCACGTTTTGTCAATGCACAAGGTATCGAGCGAGCATCGTTTAGCCTAGGACAGATTTTTTATTTTTCAGATAGTCGTGTTTTAACACGAGACAACGAATTAAACCGCTCATCTCTCATTGCGGATTTTGATTTTAGAATCTCATCGCGCTGGTTTCTAAAAAGCCAAATTCAACTCGCTTCAAAAACAGATAAAGTGGAACGTTCATCCACCACTTTAGAATATCGCCGTGATGATAATAGTTTATTGCAATTCAACCAGCGTTATGTACGAAATTTGTCCAATGAGACCATTCATCAAATTGGTTTAAGTGCGGCGTATCCATTGTCAGATAGATGGCAATGGGTCGGGCGTTGGTATCACGACCAAGAACAAAATCGAACTATTGAGACATATACTGGTCTGCAATACGAATCCTGCTGCTGGTCAATTCGTTTGGTAGCGCAACGTCAGCTGCTCAATCGCTATCAACTAGACGGACAAAGAGATATCAATAATTTTGATTCTGGAGTAAGCTTACAATTTAGTTTCAAAGGCTTATCTTCAAATCAACAGAATGCTAATATGTTGTTAGATGGTATGTTCGGTTATCGACAGCCGTATTTCACCCAATAA
- the djlA gene encoding co-chaperone DjlA: MQGHIGKILGTVFGAMVGKIPGAFVGFVIGWYFDNALNKDFSGGMNFSQFFSDKSELTSSTIFFHSLFGCLGHIAKADGTVTQSEIAIATRLMDDMKLSGAVRKEAQNAFRAGKDPHFPLEDQLNDLIKDVQNRFDVLNVFLEILVEATFADGELSINEMNLLTKIAAQLGFSAKELNTKIKQCEAEMRFRQRKQAFEQAKAEAEKRARQKQDDFRRYAEDRARQAYERSHRQSHQAPQYNSQERLADAYQILDVPANADEKTLKKAYKRAMNAHHPDKLAGKGLPEAALEKAKAKAQDIQAAYELIKKERG; the protein is encoded by the coding sequence ATGCAAGGACATATAGGTAAAATTTTAGGCACTGTCTTTGGCGCTATGGTAGGTAAGATCCCCGGCGCGTTTGTCGGCTTTGTGATAGGTTGGTACTTCGATAACGCATTAAACAAAGACTTTTCTGGAGGTATGAACTTTTCTCAGTTTTTCTCTGATAAGAGTGAACTTACGTCTAGTACGATTTTCTTTCATTCTCTTTTTGGTTGCTTAGGTCACATCGCCAAAGCGGATGGTACCGTGACGCAAAGCGAAATTGCTATTGCGACTCGTCTAATGGACGATATGAAACTCTCAGGCGCGGTTCGCAAAGAAGCGCAAAATGCGTTTCGCGCGGGCAAAGATCCACATTTTCCTCTAGAAGATCAGCTTAACGACCTAATCAAAGATGTACAAAATCGCTTCGATGTATTGAATGTATTCTTAGAAATTTTGGTTGAAGCGACGTTTGCCGATGGCGAATTATCGATCAATGAGATGAATCTACTCACCAAAATTGCAGCACAACTCGGCTTTAGTGCTAAAGAACTCAACACTAAGATCAAACAATGCGAGGCGGAAATGCGTTTTCGTCAGCGCAAACAAGCGTTTGAGCAGGCTAAAGCCGAAGCGGAAAAGCGCGCACGACAAAAACAAGACGACTTTAGACGCTATGCAGAAGACCGTGCTAGACAAGCGTATGAGCGCTCTCATAGACAATCACATCAAGCTCCGCAATACAATTCTCAAGAGCGTCTTGCGGATGCCTACCAAATTTTAGACGTGCCAGCTAACGCCGATGAAAAAACATTAAAGAAAGCCTATAAACGAGCAATGAATGCGCATCATCCAGATAAGTTGGCCGGAAAAGGATTGCCAGAAGCAGCGCTAGAGAAAGCCAAAGCGAAGGCGCAAGATATTCAAGCCGCCTATGAGCTGATAAAAAAGGAGAGAGGCTAG
- a CDS encoding thioredoxin fold domain-containing protein, which produces MTIKKFRWFGSLVLLATMSFSGCSQEQSASITEQATPHTTERETPKLISDKALAKFNAATNIPVQSVSPAPIDGFVQLTTPAGVLYLSQNGEFLFAGNLFNIEQGMRNETEQAMYKVRQSVMASLGDSAIEFKAENEQYVANIFTDITCGYCRKLHREIQDYLDLGITVRYFAYPRAGLSGQSYRDMVSIWCSDTPQENMTSAKEGNDVSARTCDNPVASHYRAGGQIGVSGTPNIVLENGALIGGYVPAQTMLQQIREKLGSSGEQ; this is translated from the coding sequence ATGACAATCAAAAAATTCAGATGGTTCGGAAGTCTAGTGTTGTTAGCGACAATGAGTTTTTCTGGCTGTTCTCAAGAGCAGTCTGCAAGTATCACTGAGCAAGCGACACCACACACCACTGAGCGCGAAACCCCAAAGTTAATCAGTGATAAGGCCTTAGCCAAATTCAATGCAGCGACCAATATTCCTGTGCAATCTGTTTCTCCCGCTCCCATAGACGGTTTTGTGCAACTGACTACACCTGCTGGGGTTTTGTATTTATCGCAAAATGGTGAGTTTTTGTTTGCGGGAAATTTATTTAACATCGAACAGGGGATGCGCAATGAAACGGAACAGGCCATGTACAAAGTGCGTCAATCCGTGATGGCATCACTGGGCGATTCAGCGATTGAGTTTAAGGCTGAAAATGAACAATATGTTGCAAATATTTTTACTGACATCACGTGTGGATACTGTCGCAAACTGCATCGTGAAATTCAAGACTATCTCGATCTAGGGATTACAGTGCGTTATTTTGCCTACCCAAGAGCGGGTCTTTCAGGACAATCGTATCGCGATATGGTCTCGATCTGGTGTTCAGACACACCGCAAGAAAATATGACTTCAGCGAAAGAAGGCAATGATGTATCTGCGCGTACCTGTGACAACCCAGTGGCTAGTCATTATAGAGCAGGTGGGCAAATCGGCGTATCCGGGACACCTAACATTGTTTTAGAAAATGGCGCATTAATTGGTGGTTATGTACCGGCACAAACTATGTTACAGCAAATTAGAGAAAAGCTTGGCTCAAGCGGAGAGCAGTAA